One region of Plectropomus leopardus isolate mb unplaced genomic scaffold, YSFRI_Pleo_2.0 unplaced_scaffold29054, whole genome shotgun sequence genomic DNA includes:
- the LOC121938278 gene encoding peroxisome proliferator-activated receptor gamma coactivator 1-beta-like — MGSEFGLTRTQFDEFSCWYLCLCLRPQSDLRQERKPRAVRPAGRLCTELHRHLTTARDSEDAPAPDTEEDEEEEEDEDSESEEDEEEEGEEEEEESSSSEVEGGAVVAAVPAEPAKPQFSSEKELHSVVELITYMHTYCLPTRKQQGWERKDRDAPRPRARPEAARLAATNSHSRVVLVATPGTSGGLTGAGSGAPRRLPFARRREMKANSLLRELLQQSSSFDVSKPYRLHSPPYSHSHSPNRVSAPAAPAKSAPTHSPSTPKPELRKDSSSPERRSYSSEAPQSPEETAEDSGSFSVRRSRRLASFPSRFAKRLRPARAREGEGKDKEEKEEGRAGVKLLPTLAGGGTTTETQPEQLTSSDGSAGPTEPTKSCCHNEKRACLCLPLNPKSTGESQYSTKPFEQTLSVDLCGTA; from the exons ATGGGTTCTGAATTTGGATTAACGAGGACCCAGTTTGACGAGTTCTCGTGCTGGTATTTATGTCTGTGTCTCCGCCCTCAGAGTGACCTCCGTCAGGAGCGGAAGCCCCGAGCCGTGCGCCCCGCGGGCCGCCTGTGCACCGAGCTCCACCGCCACCTCACCACCGCCCGGGATTCAGAGGACGCCCCGGCCCCCGACACAGAGGAGgacgaagaggaagaagaggacgaGGACAGTGAGtcggaggaggatgaagaggaggaaggggaggaggaagaggaggagtcTTCCAGCAGCGAGGTGGAGGGCGGCGCGGTCGTAGCTGCTGTCCCGGCTGAACCAGCCAAGCCTCAGTTCAGCTCCGAGAAAGAACTGCACTCAGTGGTGGAGCTGATCACGTACATGCACACCTACTGCCTGCCCACACGCAAGCAGCAGGGCTGGGAGCGTAAGGACCGCGACGCCCCGAGGCCCCGGGCCAGACCCGAGGCCGCCCGCCTCGCCGCCACAAACTCTCACAGCAGAGTTGTTTTGGTGGCTACCCCCGGGACTAGCGGGGGCTTAACTGGCGCAGGCAGCGGTGCCCCCAGGAGGCTCCCCTTTGCAAGGCGGAGGGAGATGAAGGCCAACTCCCTCCTCCGTGAGCtcctgcagcagagcagctctTTCGATGTGAGCAAGCCTTACAGACTGCACAGCCCTCCCTACTCCCACTCCCACAGCCCCAACAGAGTCTCTGCTCCTGCCGCCCCGGCTAAATCAGCCCCCACCCACTCCCCCAGCACCCCGAAACCAGAGCTTCGTAAAGACTCGTCCTCCCCTGAGAGGAGAAGCTACTCCTCCGAGGCGCCTCAAAGCCCAGAGGAGACCGCAGAGGACAGCGGCTCCTTCTCCGTCCGACGCTCCCGACGCCTGGCCTCCTTCCCCAGCCGCTTCGCCAAGAGGCTGCGGCCTGCACGGGCGAGGGAAGGAGAGGGCAAGGacaaggaggagaaggaggagggacgGGCAGGGGTCAAACTCCTGCCGACCCTAGCAGGAGGAGGGACGACGACGGAGACGCAGCCAGAGCAGCTAACGTCGAGTGACGGCAGCGCCGGACCAACAGAGCCGACCAAATCCTGCTGCCACAACG AGAAGCGAGCctgcctctgtctgcctctcaaCCCCAAGTCCACAGG AGAGTCCCAGTACAGCACCAAGCCTTTCGAACAGACGCTCAGTGTGGATCTGTGTGGAACAGCAG